In a genomic window of Poecilia reticulata strain Guanapo linkage group LG22, Guppy_female_1.0+MT, whole genome shotgun sequence:
- the LOC103458993 gene encoding glucosamine-6-phosphate isomerase 2, producing MRLVILDDYELASEWAAKYIRNRIVEFKPSADRYFTLGLPTGSTPYGCYQKLIEFHRSGDISFKYVKTFNMDEYVGLPRAHPESYHSYMWNNFFKHIDIDPANAHILDGNAEDLEAECNAYEQKIAAAGGIELFVGGIGPDGHIAFNEPGSSLVSRTRVKTLAKDTIVANARFFGNDLSKVPTMALTVGVGTVMDAKEVMILITGAHKAFALYKAIEEGVNHMWTVSAFQQHPHTIFVCDEDATLELRVKTVKYFKGLMHVHNRLVDPVLSIKDQ from the exons ATGAGGCTGGTGATTCTGGACGACTATGAACTGGCCAGTGAGTGGGCAGCTAAATACATCCGAAACAGGATCGTCGAGTTCAAACCTTCTGCAGACAGATACTTTACTTTGGGTTTACCCACAG GCAGCACTCCGTACGGCTGTTACCAGAAGTTAATAGAGTTCCACAGGAGTGGAGACATTTCCTTTAAGTATGTGAAAACCTTCAACATGGATGAGTACGTAG GTCTGCCTCGTGCTCATCCGGAGAGCTACCACTCCTACATGTGGAACAACTTCTTTAAGCACATCGACATCGATCCGGCCAACGCTCACATCCTGGATGGGAACGCAGAGGACCTAGAGGCTGAGTGCAATGCTTATGAACAGAAGATCGCTGCGGCTGGAGGGATCGAGCTCTTTGTTGGAG GAATCGGCCCTGACGGCCACATCGCCTTCAACGAACCCGGCTCCAGCCTCGTTTCCAGGACCAGAGTTAAAACTCTGGCGAAGGACACCATCGTGGCGAACGCTCGTTTCTTTGGCAACGACCTCTCCAAGGTTCCTACCATGGCTCTGACGGTGGGAGTGGGAACTGTAATGGACGCCAAGGAG GTGATGATTCTGATCACAGGAGCTCACAAAGCGTTCGCTCTGTACAAGGCCATCGAAGAGGGAGTGAACCACATGTGGACGGTGTCGGCCTTCCAGCAGCACCCGCACACCATCTTTGTGTGCGACGAGGACGCCACGCTGGAACTCCGTGTCAAAACTGTGAAATACTTTAAAG GTTTAATGCATGTTCACAATCGACTGGTGGATCCAGTTCTCAGCATAAAGGACCAGTGA